The sequence tcaaaaaaaaaatttcaaaattgcgccaaaaaattacaaaaaaagaaattaattctaGTTTAGTCAAAAAGTTTCGATTGTGTCTTTTAATTCTtgtccctttttttgatttctcttatctttttttctcttattattacaccacacacaaaacacaacGGGGATCCATTCCAATTCTTTGGTGGGTCAAcacggaaaaaagaaaaaatcttaattaaCACCACCCCCATTTCTATTTGTGAACTGTATGACGACGCGTTCCAAAATTATTGTAGCGAATGTAGTTGGAGACGTTTAATATTTGGAAATCAttgggttttttcttcatttttctttttcattgtcGAACCTTTTTCAACTGCCATACCGCGACggtacaaaaaaagaagaagaaaatcgtcgaTTCGTTCATTGAGTGTTTTAACGCACTGTGACACACACCTTCAACTTGtattaacaaaagaaaaccgaATTGGGAAATATGAGTACTAATGGTCGTTAGCTTGATGGACTTgagaatttttccattttcggATTCACCTGCAAATCGCCTGCGATAGattgaaaaagtcaaaaaaggaaacaattttTCTCCATATTTTACGTGTCTCTCAGCACTTTTATCCTCTCGCCATCCCCGAAAtgttttaagatttattttttctatatttcctTACGGTCCCTCTACTTTTATTCTGGTATTGTTGTACGCTTAATAAAAAACCGATTTAATAATACACACTTATTCAGTTGTATTTACAAGTGGCTCCTCATGGCAACGCTGTTACGTCATTTCCTTGTCGAATTTTTGAAGGAACaaaataattgattcttttcaAAGTTCTCTTTCATGCTGTTCAATCCTTCCTTGTTAAAAggataaatagtttatttataTTGGTGACTTAACTtattcaacaataaaaaaaatgttactgaATACTTGACTGGTCTTCACATTTCAGTAGTTTTGATGGTagctaaaaaatagaaaccctGAATGCCAAAGCAGCAAGAGTCTGAACTTCTGAAGTGAATCAATTTAATCAATTGAAACTCGGCAACAAAtgtgaaataatgaaaattgattCTTCTTCACTCAATTCTACCCAGGTTTTATCTGTAAGCCATGTTTATCCCAGATTGTGTTGAATCTATAATAAGGTTAAAGactgtttctttttcggaAACAAGTTGGTGTCTATTTCTACCGTTGAGCTAAACTCAACCTTATCAATAGTTTAATACTTACATTTTTTCTGCAGGTTTGTTTAGAATAGGTAGGTCTAATCAGCAAAATTGGACATCAAGATAATTTCAGCAGCAACAAGCTAATCAGAATAAAGGTATGCTACATTGAAAACTTTTTAAACAGTTTTTTCTTGCTAATCTTGCTAATCTTTCAACATCTATTGATTTAAAACACCCAACATTGATTGTTGAATTGAGATCTTGAAACTGTTTtcgttccactagaaaattgGTGCTGATTACCTGGTCTTATTaatagctttttattttttgctagATTTAGTTATTGTTGAAAGTCTACGTACCTAAACGTGAGAATACATAAACACGGACGTTGATGTTATTGATTATTGAAGGgtattattttctaaatttagaCATGATTAGTActgaaattataatttttggtttattaCAGCGAACCTTCTAAAAGTCGGGAGAGCGCATCGACTCGTAAATTCATCAATCATTCCGtataattgatttcatttctacACAATTGCACAAAAGCGCGATCTCGTTTTTAGGTTTCTACGAATTCGAGTAATAGCCTCTCCTATCCCCCTAGTGTTAAACTGGAATACCTGGAAATGTTTAGAGTTATCAGTCCGTAAGTCCTCGTCTCTCTCCCAATTGAATATTGAGCGTAGGTTATACAATTAGGATCCACCCTTTTCCATGGCGATTGCTACTCCactttcatcttttatttgatGGACGACAAGATGGAGCGCCAAGCCAGGATCAATGATCCTTGTTATGCCAGTTATTGCTTATTATTTACAATGTAGCATTTGTAAAAACCCTTAAGATATTCTTCGGGTATTATCTAAGGGATTCGATTATCCCGACACATGATCCATCGAACCCCCCACGTCTTGTGAATTTTAGAACGCACTTCCatttttcagacttttttgtcttgCCCCCTGTCGGATGCGGTGCATGAAACATTCACGTGCGACTAGCTCCGTGAGCGCAGAGCACTCACGGAATTATTATCATCTCTGGAGGCCCTGCTGTAAAGTCACTTGCGTGCGCGGAATAgttttgcaaatactttttgtACAACATGAGAACACCGGTCGGGAATCAGAGTGacactttgttttctttcgtcAGCAGTTTCTCCATCTTCTTTTGATCGAAAACGGATGGCAAAGTTTAAACTTTTAGGCTTAAATAAAAGCGGAATGGTCTAGACGGTAATGCCAGGATTATTCTCTCTGGTGCTTTTTCTCTACGTCTTTGGTGGCACTTgaagaataaaatatttgcTCCGACAAAGTGGTAATTATGGGAGTCTTTTATCAATTCTCAATTGACACTTTTGCCGTCCACATTGGATGTCGAGTTCATGTATTGAACGTGTGTCTATCGATTGTGTAGTcgtcaaaagaaatggaaggcTGAGAGATGCTGGAACGAGGCGTGTATGTTGCACACTAGGTATTTTAGTCAATATCTACGTAAAAGACTCATACAGCAGAAATAAGACGAAAGATTGAAATGGTTATACATGAAGCAATCAAAAGTCGAGTGACACATTCATCAGTAAAATCGCCAGGAAATAAATAGGTCGACGACAATGCAGAATACGAAACGTTTGGTTATTCCGTTTTCCACGAGTATTTCAAATATAGTAGAGTTTAAGATAATACCGCTTAAAATAATATAATCAATAATTGGAAGGAAACGGACAGAAATAATTTTCACAACACAAATCAAAActacaaattaaatattttctttcttttcttcttttccttcagaATTTTGGTTTCAAGTCAGCAAAGCAATTCGCGCCTTGTCCATTCTCCCAAGCCGGAAATGGAGtggagaaataatcatttgtCATCGGCTTGGCTTATTCGGGTCGATCCTGCCCCGGCGACTTAATAAGCGTGCTGAGTGTTCCAAAgtgtttaattaatttattcaattttgttagaaataagaaaagaagaacaaacttGTGGGTGAAGGGGAAGGTCTTCCATGTCAAAGTATGGCAGACGTCCTCGCTTGCCGAATCTGCAATCAGGAACCCAACGGAAATGGATGATTGGAATTAACAATCGACGCGATTACATCATGCGTGAAAAGTTGAAATAGCTGAAGTATATAATAGGTGAGTGCAACTAGACAATCATTCAAACAGTTCCGTGCATTCCGCATGCTAAAGCCAAATGGTTTTTGCTGATCTTTTAGCAATTTGGTTCGTATTTATTAATTGAGAAAAAAGTgtaacaaatttttaattttgatttgttttcagtGCGTGCAAAATAGGAAAGAAACCTTTGCGGGAGAATCGCTAGCTGTGAGTTATATGTGACTGGTGTGAAGGtaatttgctttttaaaattatttgattcatTATTGAGGTGCTGCGCGGTGATcaaaattgcttttttaaagaaaatgttgtgattttttttttttttttttaaatttagaattgAGCGGGAAAAATCAAAGTCTTtggatttgaatttgagttgATACCTGGGACGAACGAGTGAGTTGTCGTAGCGCCGGTCGAGTTGCTTCAGCTGCAGTAACTGGACAATCTTACCGCCCCTGATACTGAACATACGCTAACACAGTTTCAATGTTAAAACAATGGACGGCTCTGCTGAGGTTCATTTGAGAGCAAAAAGGAAGAGTCTCAAAAAACACAATGAAGAGGATCAAACTAATCACTTTGAATTAGGATATACATGCAATCGATGACGGTACACGTCACCTGTCGATGAATGTTTCAATAGAAAAGGTCAAAACGACCACACACTAAGGTAAAACACACacgtaaaaatcaaaacaattgttggaaaaaatttggcaaatgttttttttagaaatttgaattttgtattATACCTGGGCCGGGCGGCTTGACCGTAGACTTTGTCCAATCCTTGAAGATATTTGATGGCATCAGCCATGGCCGTCATTTCTCCGCCTTCACCTCCGCTCATGACGTCTCCGCCATCGGCTTTGGTGGTAGTGACGCAAACGGCCAACACGACCATCACCACCAGGAAGACCAAAGCGGCCAACGAACAGGAGCGGGGAAGGAATTgctggatgctgctgctggacattTTGTGGTTGGGTGAGTgtagtggaagaagaagatgatgaaggagGTAGAAGAGGCAAGTGTCGACTGTGTCCTGACTGGGCCATTTGGCACCTTTTTATACCCGTTTCCCATCCCTCTGGTCCAGCGGCGTGTGCCCACCGGTTGACGCAGTCGCGGATAAAGGTCGTCGTCTCTATTTCTCCTACGCttttaaatttccaatatCTGGACCAGTTCTTTACATCACAATTTGTTGTCGGTTAATTTCAGGATTGGAAAAGTCTGTCAGCCGCAGGATTCCCGCTCAGTTGcaactgtttttgttttcccaactGCTACGCAAATGAAGAATTGCGAACATGACAACTCAATGGTATAATAACCGCAGCTGCCAATGGCGTCGGAAGACGGCCACATATTTACAGACAACTCGAGCCGGAACTGTTGCAGAGTGCGTACAAGAGAACACACACAGTGTAcgcatttgacattttttcttttttagttctaGACATTGGACACAGCACTTGGATTTCGGTGAACGTGAAGACCACACAAATCCTTTTGGGTTGGTGGCGGCGGCTTTGCCGGGATGGATTTGACACTCTCCAACACAACAAACCACTTCTCCCACATACACCAAGATGTAACTTTTGTGTCCGTTTCGTCGCGTTAAActgaaaggggaaaaataaagtcccggagaattttaaaaagaaaccagtCGATAGTGCCAAGGTTGGCCGTTTTTTCTAACTTTCTTTCCCGGccgatattattatatatccagtgtgtgtgtgtgtgcgtaatATTACGAAAGAGTCGGGGTGGGGCAAGCGTTTGACGGGCAAAGGAAGTCATAGTAGAGAGATAAATGGTTCAATCAGTACAACACGAACCTACAAACGCGTTTATGAAGTCGAAGCTGAGCCGCTGCCCATAAATTGGGAGCCTTAGAAAAAGGGATCCCGAAAAATCCCGCGGGGAAACAAACACATCTCGGATGTCAGCCAACGTCAATACGTTTTTTCCgtagccttttttctttttaaaagtaataGACGCGCCTGAAACAACCGAAAATGTTGTGTAGCGAGAGTGTGCATAGTGTGTATCGCCAATTTACATGGGTGGAAACAAGAACGGAGGTTGGTCATAAGGAAAATAAGATTATAGATATAAAATTCAGAGGTAGAACCCGCCACCTGAAGCNNNNNNNNNNNNNNNNNNNNNNNNNNNNNNNNNNNNNNNNNNNNNNNNNNNNNNNNNNNNNNNNNNNNNNNNNNNNNNNNNNNNNNNNNNNNNNNNNNNNTGATCTCGGTTTGATTGTGAAGTTTTGAGGTCTTTGAGGACGTTACATAGAGAGTGCCAACACCTTTTCTATTGTATGGTTAGGTGATGGTTGTCTCTGATAATTTTTGGTTTCCTTGTTTTGTACATCGCTCCGCTGTTGGAATCGCCATCCAGCGATCGAGATGCTTTGCTGAgtagattttgattttttgtaaatCTGTTGCATATACTTTCGCTCCCTAAGAAGTATCAAGGTTGTGTGCACGTTTGACGATTCATGGGtacattttcccttttgattGAGTTGCTTGTTCGATTGTGTCGTAGAAAAGCCACGCCCTGAAATGCTGGTGGTTTCACGGTCATGTTCACTAACGGCCATGTTCAAAACATGTTATCGAAAAGTGTGTTTTTATCTTCACACCTTTGCTGGACTGTCAGCACGGGTtggcatattttttaaaatttatgcaGAACGAGAATGAGCAGATTGCATCTGTTGATAATCTTGGTGTGGAGTATTAGACTTTTTCTTGATATACATTGATTACCCTAGCAGTCTGCTAAcacagtt comes from Daphnia pulicaria isolate SC F1-1A chromosome 11, SC_F0-13Bv2, whole genome shotgun sequence and encodes:
- the LOC124316087 gene encoding uncharacterized protein LOC124316087 isoform X1, yielding MSSSSIQQFLPRSCSLAALVFLVVMVVLAVCVTTTKADGGDVMSGGEGGEMTAMADAIKYLQGLDKVYGQAARPSIRGGKIVQLLQLKQLDRRYDNSLVRPRFGKRGRLPYFDMEDLPLHPQHAY
- the LOC124316087 gene encoding neuropeptide F-like isoform X2; its protein translation is MSSSSIQQFLPRSCSLAALVFLVVMVVLAVCVTTTKADGGDVMSGGEGGEMTAMADAIKYLQGLDKVYGQAARPRFGKRGRLPYFDMEDLPLHPQHAY